Proteins encoded within one genomic window of Prauserella marina:
- a CDS encoding HAD family hydrolase, with amino-acid sequence MEAVVFDLDGVLVDSEKLWDDVRRSVVAEHGGTWEEEATRALQGMSTPEWADYLVTRLGTKLTPEQVAETVVERMTDNYSGRPPLLPDAEETVRAVAERHPVAIASSSPPVLINTFLDATNLSGLVPVAISSEQVRAGKPAPDVYLAAAARLGISPENCAAVEDSTNGLRAALAAGMTVIGVPNPHFPPDPSVLAKAAAVLDGVGELPSALAALEG; translated from the coding sequence ATGGAAGCAGTGGTTTTCGATCTTGACGGGGTGCTGGTCGACTCAGAGAAACTATGGGACGACGTGCGCAGATCCGTCGTGGCCGAACACGGCGGCACCTGGGAAGAAGAGGCGACGCGGGCGCTACAGGGGATGAGCACCCCAGAATGGGCGGACTACCTGGTCACCCGGCTCGGCACCAAGCTGACCCCCGAGCAGGTAGCCGAAACCGTCGTCGAACGCATGACCGACAACTATTCGGGCCGCCCACCGCTGCTGCCGGACGCCGAGGAAACGGTGAGAGCGGTCGCCGAGCGCCATCCCGTCGCCATCGCCAGCTCCTCGCCGCCCGTGCTGATCAACACGTTCCTCGATGCGACGAACCTGAGCGGGCTCGTGCCCGTCGCCATCTCCAGCGAACAGGTGCGGGCTGGAAAACCGGCTCCTGACGTCTACCTCGCCGCGGCGGCAAGGCTCGGAATCAGCCCCGAGAACTGCGCGGCGGTCGAAGACTCGACCAACGGGCTTCGCGCGGCGCTCGCCGCGGGCATGACCGTGATCGGCGTTCCCAACCCGCACTTCCCGCCCGACCCGAGTGTGCTGGCCAAGGCCGCGGCCGTGCTCGACGGCGTCGGCGAACTGCCTTCCGCGCTCGCCGCGCTCGAAGGCTGA
- a CDS encoding inositol-3-phosphate synthase yields the protein MGENRRVKVAIVGVGNCAASLVQGVHYYRDADPNARVPGLMHVQFGEYHVRDVEFVAAFDVDAKKVGQDLSEAILASENNTIKVCDVPPLGIPVLRGHTLDGLGRFYQETIEESDERPVDVVAALRAAEVDVLVCYLPVGSTDAARFYAQAALDAGVAFVNAIPVFIASDPEWAEKFEQAGVPIVGDDIKSQVGATITHRVLAKLFEDRGVQLDRTMQLNVGGNMDFKNMKELERLESKKISKTQAVTSQIDRDLGKGNVHVGPSDYVQWLDDRKWAYVRLEGRAFGDVPLNLEYKLEVWDSPNSAGIIIDAVRAAKIAKDRGVGGPLLSASSYFMKSPPVQYDDSSARDSVEKFISGEVQR from the coding sequence ATGGGCGAGAACCGCCGCGTAAAGGTGGCCATCGTTGGCGTCGGCAACTGTGCGGCATCGCTGGTCCAGGGCGTTCACTACTACCGCGACGCCGACCCGAACGCACGCGTGCCCGGCCTGATGCACGTGCAGTTCGGCGAGTACCACGTCCGCGATGTCGAGTTCGTCGCCGCGTTCGATGTGGATGCCAAGAAGGTTGGTCAAGACCTTTCCGAGGCCATCCTTGCCAGCGAGAACAACACCATCAAGGTCTGTGACGTTCCACCGCTGGGTATCCCGGTACTGCGCGGGCACACCCTCGACGGGCTCGGCCGGTTCTACCAGGAAACGATCGAGGAGTCCGACGAGCGGCCGGTCGACGTCGTCGCCGCGTTGCGGGCGGCCGAGGTGGACGTGCTCGTCTGCTACCTCCCTGTCGGTTCGACCGACGCCGCGAGGTTCTACGCGCAGGCCGCACTCGACGCCGGTGTCGCCTTCGTCAACGCGATTCCCGTTTTCATCGCCTCCGACCCCGAGTGGGCCGAGAAGTTCGAGCAGGCCGGGGTGCCGATCGTCGGCGACGACATCAAGTCGCAGGTCGGTGCCACGATCACGCACAGGGTGCTCGCGAAGCTCTTCGAGGACCGTGGAGTCCAGCTCGACCGCACGATGCAGCTCAACGTCGGCGGCAACATGGACTTCAAGAACATGAAGGAGCTGGAGCGGCTTGAGTCGAAAAAGATCTCGAAGACCCAGGCCGTGACCTCTCAGATCGACCGCGACCTCGGCAAGGGCAACGTGCACGTCGGTCCTTCGGACTACGTGCAGTGGCTCGACGACCGCAAGTGGGCCTACGTGCGGCTTGAGGGGCGCGCTTTCGGTGACGTGCCGCTGAACCTCGAGTACAAGCTGGAGGTGTGGGACTCCCCCAACTCGGCAGGCATCATCATCGACGCGGTGAGGGCAGCGAAGATCGCCAAGGACCGTGGTGTCGGTGGTCCGCTGCTTTCGGCTTCGTCTTACTTCATGAAGTCGCCGCCGGTCCAGTACGACGACTCGAGCGCTCGTGACTCCGTCGAGAAGTTCATCTCGGGAGAAGTGCAGCGCTGA
- a CDS encoding PadR family transcriptional regulator, which yields MLEFAILGLLHEAPMHGYVLRKRLHETLGMFRAFSYGSLYPTLRRMVRDNWIVEESADVGGGWNRRAKRVYKLTAEGKERFAELLADAGPQTWDDEGFGVHLTFFSRTPADVRMRILEGRRRRVEERREGLRAALARAEEKIDRYTRELHQLGLETSEREVRWLNELIAHEQAEQRSKEA from the coding sequence GTGCTGGAGTTCGCAATTTTGGGGCTGCTGCACGAAGCACCGATGCACGGCTATGTGCTGCGCAAACGGCTCCACGAGACCCTCGGTATGTTCCGCGCGTTCTCCTACGGCTCGCTGTACCCGACGCTGCGTCGGATGGTGCGGGACAACTGGATCGTCGAGGAGTCGGCCGATGTCGGTGGGGGCTGGAACCGCAGGGCAAAACGTGTTTACAAGCTCACCGCGGAAGGCAAGGAACGGTTTGCCGAGCTACTTGCCGACGCCGGCCCACAGACGTGGGACGACGAAGGTTTTGGGGTGCACCTCACGTTCTTCTCGCGAACGCCTGCCGACGTCAGGATGCGAATCCTGGAAGGAAGGCGCCGCCGTGTCGAGGAACGCCGCGAAGGTCTCAGGGCAGCGTTGGCCAGAGCCGAGGAAAAGATCGACCGCTACACCCGTGAGCTGCATCAGCTCGGCCTGGAGACGAGTGAGCGGGAAGTGCGCTGGCTCAACGAGTTGATCGCGCACGAACAAGCCGAGCAACGCAGCAAAGAAGCCTGA
- a CDS encoding DUF5318 domain-containing protein yields the protein MRNQRQIVDYALQRRALLAEVYAGRVSSADVCDATPYLLRAARFHGKPSKTTCPVCRKEALTHVSWVYGDELKHVAGSARAPEELERMANLFGEFTVYVVEVCRSCGWNHLVQSYVLGTGEPHPRSRRTAGQ from the coding sequence GTGCGAAACCAGCGGCAGATCGTCGACTACGCGCTACAGCGCCGTGCGCTGCTGGCCGAGGTTTACGCTGGCAGGGTCAGCTCGGCGGACGTCTGTGACGCCACCCCGTACCTGCTCAGGGCAGCCAGGTTCCACGGAAAGCCGAGCAAGACGACCTGCCCGGTCTGCCGCAAAGAAGCACTCACCCACGTCTCCTGGGTTTACGGCGACGAACTCAAGCACGTCGCCGGCTCCGCCCGCGCTCCAGAAGAACTGGAGCGGATGGCCAACCTTTTCGGCGAGTTCACCGTTTACGTTGTCGAGGTTTGCCGGTCCTGCGGATGGAACCACTTGGTGCAGTCGTACGTCCTCGGTACCGGAGAACCACACCCACGCTCACGGAGGACCGCAGGTCAGTGA
- a CDS encoding transglycosylase domain-containing protein — MNDQGNHGWPEEEPGHGRHSGRGGHRAWPSGDAAGPQWPTGDEPPRAPRRPPQRPQPPRNPQWPSGDEPPARRPQGGPRQPPPGRGAPPPGRRQGPPPAGGRPPGPPPHGRPPQGSPQQGSPQQGGRRQPPPPRQQPQGRRPQGDRSANVVVPPGPPTEKREPELITHRAHNGTSSDDDGYDAYDSGEHRWSEEDEQRFLETGLDEEEEATAGKNGKNKPPLTPAQRKKRRWRRIRRTLYAFVGVFLVLPALAFAVTYFLVDVPSPQEVAAGQSKVVTFYYADGKEMGKDIPPDGGNRIILKPEDVTPVVRHAVYAAEDATFETNSGFDLTGILRAVYNQVTGGVGGGSTISQQYIKKATENEESTLTRKWTELVKSFKMNNEQSKDEIITAYLNTIYFGRGAYGIQTAAQAFFAKDAKDLNASEAALLAGLIQQPGRSENNEVAMQRWNYVMDQMVKNQWLSQEDRDSAQFPTPVPYEQAKPESITGPDAFIESRVKAELEAKGYPEEKLQAGGYHVYTTIDQRAQDAAKQAVNDVMGDEPAELRKALVAVDPNTGGVLAYYGGPREIGVDEKDWGNTQRNPGSSFKPFDLVALLQRGKGLGEIYDGSSPRQFGSVEIRNSENVQCAQCTVAEAMERSINTVFYDMVVNEVGPQAVVDAALGAGIPEKHGDLATMGSLDGNISIGGGDTMVTPTDMAAAYASFASGGVRHDTHFVAKLTTSDGEVVFDETTEAATEGEPAFSSDPEESKQIAGNVTESLLPVPIRSEIACADGRQCAGKTGTHQYVSPDGEKSVNENSQAWMVGYTPQVSAAVWVGTGGGEPIRDAAGNRIYGSGLPGEVWKEFMDTYLEGQPEEDFEPVEPIGTPPAPPEPDPPPVTEAPPTTTSEPETTTPETSSEPETPTSSTESETSTEEDDPDRPTPPTAPDWPPIGRDEEDSGG; from the coding sequence GTGAACGACCAGGGAAATCACGGCTGGCCGGAAGAAGAACCAGGGCACGGCAGACATAGCGGCCGTGGAGGCCACCGTGCGTGGCCGTCCGGTGACGCGGCTGGTCCACAGTGGCCAACGGGCGACGAGCCGCCTCGCGCACCCCGCAGGCCACCGCAACGCCCACAGCCACCGCGCAACCCCCAGTGGCCCAGTGGCGACGAGCCGCCCGCCCGCCGCCCACAAGGCGGCCCCCGGCAACCACCTCCGGGCAGGGGCGCTCCACCACCCGGCCGAAGGCAAGGCCCCCCTCCCGCAGGCGGTCGGCCGCCTGGTCCACCTCCACACGGCCGCCCCCCGCAGGGCTCGCCGCAGCAGGGCTCGCCACAGCAAGGGGGCCGCAGGCAACCTCCTCCGCCCCGGCAGCAGCCGCAAGGTCGGCGTCCGCAGGGCGACCGGTCGGCCAACGTCGTCGTCCCTCCGGGCCCTCCGACCGAGAAACGCGAACCCGAGCTGATCACACATCGTGCCCACAACGGCACGAGTTCCGACGACGACGGTTACGACGCCTACGACTCGGGGGAACACCGCTGGTCCGAAGAGGACGAACAACGTTTCCTTGAAACGGGTCTCGACGAAGAAGAAGAGGCCACGGCGGGCAAGAATGGCAAGAACAAGCCGCCGCTGACACCCGCCCAGCGCAAGAAGCGGCGATGGCGCCGCATCCGGCGCACCCTCTACGCGTTCGTCGGCGTCTTCCTCGTGTTGCCCGCGCTGGCGTTCGCGGTCACCTACTTCCTCGTGGACGTCCCGTCTCCTCAAGAAGTCGCTGCCGGTCAGAGCAAGGTCGTGACCTTCTACTACGCCGACGGCAAGGAGATGGGCAAGGACATTCCTCCCGACGGAGGCAACCGGATCATCCTCAAGCCGGAGGACGTCACGCCCGTCGTGCGGCACGCCGTCTACGCGGCGGAGGACGCGACGTTCGAAACCAACTCCGGCTTCGACCTCACCGGCATCCTGCGCGCGGTGTACAACCAGGTCACCGGCGGTGTCGGTGGTGGATCGACCATCAGCCAGCAGTACATCAAGAAGGCAACGGAAAACGAAGAGAGCACACTCACTCGTAAGTGGACCGAGCTCGTCAAGTCGTTCAAGATGAACAACGAGCAGTCCAAGGACGAGATCATCACCGCGTACCTGAACACGATCTACTTCGGGCGCGGCGCCTACGGCATCCAGACCGCGGCACAGGCGTTCTTCGCAAAGGACGCCAAGGACCTCAACGCATCGGAAGCGGCACTGCTCGCCGGACTCATCCAGCAGCCGGGACGCTCCGAGAACAACGAGGTCGCGATGCAGCGCTGGAACTACGTGATGGACCAGATGGTGAAGAACCAGTGGTTGTCACAGGAAGACCGGGATTCGGCACAGTTCCCGACGCCCGTCCCTTACGAGCAAGCGAAGCCGGAGTCGATCACGGGACCGGACGCCTTCATCGAGTCGAGAGTCAAGGCCGAACTCGAAGCGAAGGGCTATCCGGAGGAAAAGCTCCAGGCAGGCGGCTATCACGTCTACACGACGATCGATCAGCGGGCGCAGGACGCGGCGAAGCAAGCGGTGAACGACGTCATGGGCGACGAACCGGCCGAACTCCGCAAGGCACTCGTCGCCGTCGACCCGAACACCGGCGGGGTGCTCGCCTATTACGGGGGGCCGCGCGAGATCGGCGTCGACGAGAAGGACTGGGGCAATACCCAGCGCAACCCCGGATCGTCGTTCAAGCCGTTCGACCTCGTCGCGCTGTTGCAGAGAGGCAAGGGGCTCGGCGAGATCTACGACGGCAGTTCACCGCGACAGTTCGGCAGCGTCGAGATCCGCAACTCGGAAAACGTGCAGTGCGCACAGTGCACTGTCGCGGAAGCCATGGAGAGATCGATCAACACCGTGTTCTACGACATGGTGGTCAACGAGGTCGGGCCGCAAGCCGTCGTCGATGCCGCGCTGGGCGCGGGCATTCCTGAGAAACACGGCGATCTCGCCACCATGGGCAGCCTCGACGGCAACATCTCCATCGGCGGTGGTGACACCATGGTCACCCCGACGGACATGGCCGCCGCGTACGCCTCGTTCGCATCCGGCGGAGTCAGACACGACACCCACTTCGTCGCGAAACTCACCACCTCGGACGGCGAGGTCGTCTTCGACGAGACCACGGAGGCTGCCACAGAGGGCGAGCCCGCGTTCAGCTCCGATCCCGAGGAGAGCAAACAGATCGCGGGTAACGTCACCGAGTCGCTGTTGCCGGTTCCGATCCGCTCCGAAATCGCGTGCGCGGACGGACGGCAGTGCGCGGGCAAGACGGGAACGCACCAGTACGTCAGCCCCGACGGCGAAAAGTCGGTGAACGAGAACTCCCAGGCGTGGATGGTCGGCTACACGCCGCAGGTGTCGGCGGCAGTCTGGGTCGGCACCGGTGGTGGCGAACCGATCAGGGACGCCGCCGGCAACCGGATCTACGGCAGCGGCCTGCCAGGCGAGGTCTGGAAGGAGTTCATGGACACCTACCTCGAAGGGCAGCCGGAAGAGGACTTCGAGCCGGTCGAACCGATCGGAACGCCACCGGCCCCGCCGGAGCCGGATCCGCCGCCGGTGACCGAGGCGCCGCCGACAACGACCTCGGAACCGGAGACGACGACTCCGGAGACGAGCTCCGAACCGGAGACGCCGACCAGCAGCACCGAGTCGGAGACCTCCACCGAGGAAGACGACCCGGATCGGCCGACCCCGCCCACGGCTCCCGACTGGCCGCCGATAGGCAGAGACGAAGAAGACAGCGGCGGCTGA
- a CDS encoding glycosyltransferase family 87 protein: protein MSSDKHDPPQTGTPDTMSLDASQRVIPSREDPALAAATRPIGGPLGEHAAVGRHWFWSPLRVGLLLGVIALTIGWFGKAACIQQFVNPDGQAELDWRSGRPYVAMCYSDVVPLYSAERLNQDGTFPYATNWVENEGTDREQVRYMEYPVLTGLFQWVNAKLTHGWTDVAQAGWLPGALPVAVYFNITALFLALAWLVTIWAVAKTSTRRPWDALLVAASPLVIVHAFTNFDTIAAAFAATGLLAWARRKPVLAGLLLGIGAAAKMYPLLLLGPLLVLCLRAGKLREWGTTALVTAGTWLVVNLPFILFLREGWEEFFRLNTERGMDPDSLYNVVSYFTGWAGFDGPLDPGQTPSVLNAVSGVLFLLCCAGIAFIGLTAQVRPRVAQLCFLVVAAFLLTNKVWSPQYSLWLIPLAVLAIPRWRLLLLWMVVDALVWAPRMFYYLGMDQKGLPEGWFLGTVVARDVLVVLLCVLVIREIYRPSTDLVRTAGDDDPAGGVLDGANDVVVVRRSKATV from the coding sequence GTGTCCAGCGATAAGCACGACCCTCCTCAGACGGGGACACCCGACACCATGTCGCTGGATGCCTCGCAACGAGTCATCCCCAGCCGGGAAGACCCCGCACTCGCCGCCGCGACGAGGCCGATCGGCGGCCCGCTCGGCGAGCACGCCGCGGTGGGAAGGCACTGGTTCTGGTCACCGTTGCGGGTCGGTCTGCTGCTCGGCGTCATCGCGCTGACCATCGGCTGGTTCGGAAAAGCCGCCTGCATCCAGCAGTTCGTCAATCCGGACGGCCAGGCCGAACTGGACTGGCGATCCGGCAGGCCGTACGTCGCGATGTGCTACTCCGACGTCGTTCCGCTCTACTCGGCGGAACGCCTCAACCAGGACGGCACGTTCCCCTACGCCACGAACTGGGTCGAGAACGAGGGCACCGACCGCGAACAGGTCCGGTACATGGAATACCCGGTGCTGACGGGGCTCTTCCAGTGGGTCAACGCCAAACTCACCCACGGCTGGACCGATGTCGCCCAGGCGGGCTGGTTGCCTGGCGCGCTTCCGGTCGCCGTCTACTTCAACATCACGGCACTGTTCCTCGCGCTCGCCTGGCTCGTCACGATCTGGGCCGTGGCGAAGACGTCGACCCGACGACCGTGGGACGCGCTGCTCGTCGCCGCGTCACCACTCGTGATCGTGCACGCGTTCACCAACTTCGACACCATCGCCGCCGCGTTCGCCGCGACCGGCCTGCTCGCGTGGGCCCGGCGAAAACCGGTGCTCGCCGGTTTGCTGCTCGGGATCGGTGCCGCGGCCAAGATGTACCCGTTGTTGTTACTCGGTCCGTTGCTCGTGCTGTGCCTGAGAGCGGGCAAGCTTCGAGAATGGGGCACCACGGCGCTTGTCACCGCAGGCACGTGGCTCGTGGTGAACCTTCCCTTCATACTGTTTCTCCGTGAAGGCTGGGAGGAGTTCTTCCGGCTCAACACCGAACGCGGGATGGACCCGGACTCGCTCTACAACGTCGTTTCCTACTTCACGGGCTGGGCTGGTTTCGACGGACCGCTCGATCCGGGACAGACACCGAGCGTGCTCAACGCCGTCAGCGGGGTGCTGTTCCTGTTGTGCTGTGCGGGAATCGCGTTCATCGGGCTCACCGCACAGGTGCGGCCACGCGTCGCGCAACTCTGCTTCCTCGTCGTCGCCGCGTTCCTGCTCACCAACAAGGTGTGGAGCCCGCAGTACTCACTGTGGCTCATCCCGCTCGCGGTACTCGCCATTCCTCGCTGGCGGCTCCTGTTGTTGTGGATGGTCGTCGACGCGCTCGTGTGGGCACCGCGCATGTTCTACTACCTCGGCATGGACCAGAAGGGACTGCCGGAAGGCTGGTTCCTCGGCACGGTCGTCGCCCGCGACGTACTGGTCGTCTTGCTGTGCGTACTGGTGATCAGGGAGATCTACCGGCCGTCGACCGACCTCGTGCGCACGGCGGGCGACGACGACCCGGCCGGTGGGGTACTCGACGGCGCGAACGACGTCGTCGTGGTGAGGCGATCCAAAGCAACCGTGTAG
- a CDS encoding glycosyltransferase 87 family protein: MRPTHRAQLAALVFLCGLVLAAGLANKYRCAGPEFDESGRSAPDYSERVNSDVCYSDIQFLWLGRDIDKHVFPYVDGALVDGNLVGGTVEYPVLTGVLIWAGAAFADNDAQFLLLSALLLAPFGLLTAWLLGRLAGWRALLWALGPPLVLYAFHNWDLPAVAASVAAFFVIYRASWPLAVRTSVAAALLGIGFALKLYPALFVLPLVLYAFTSEGGRNVRAAVRVVLVAASTAIVANVPFAIAGFDGWWASFLFQGERSADLTTNSLWYWGVRLLFGDDEAGFRSFVDVVSPVLVIAAVALACWLGWRRYREEGGEYPLLPVAAAALCAFLLLHKVHSPQYTLWLLPMFVLLKVRWGWIVGYLLADLAMGIGIFRWYSELGGGGGAIYDGFAAQAVVIGVWGRAALLAGLYFAFLSAKAVPRYTVALDRLTTTTSFAPSSTPPAGSSSPAVRTRSVDGR, from the coding sequence GTGCGCCCGACGCACCGCGCTCAACTCGCGGCGCTGGTTTTCCTGTGCGGGCTCGTGCTCGCCGCGGGGCTCGCGAACAAGTACCGGTGCGCGGGGCCCGAATTCGACGAGTCGGGACGGAGCGCGCCGGACTACTCCGAGCGCGTCAACAGCGACGTCTGTTACTCGGACATCCAGTTCCTGTGGCTGGGCAGGGACATCGACAAGCACGTCTTCCCCTATGTCGACGGCGCCCTCGTCGACGGCAACCTCGTCGGCGGGACCGTTGAGTACCCGGTGCTGACCGGCGTGCTCATCTGGGCAGGTGCCGCGTTCGCGGACAACGACGCCCAGTTCCTGTTGCTTTCGGCGTTGTTGCTGGCGCCGTTCGGGCTGCTCACCGCGTGGCTGCTCGGCAGGCTCGCCGGCTGGAGAGCATTGCTGTGGGCGCTGGGTCCGCCGCTGGTGCTGTACGCCTTCCACAACTGGGACCTGCCTGCGGTGGCGGCTTCCGTCGCCGCGTTCTTCGTGATCTACCGGGCGAGCTGGCCGCTCGCGGTGCGCACGAGCGTGGCCGCCGCACTGCTCGGTATCGGGTTCGCGCTCAAGCTCTATCCCGCGCTGTTCGTACTTCCGCTCGTTCTCTATGCCTTCACGAGCGAAGGCGGGAGGAACGTGAGAGCCGCGGTGCGGGTCGTGCTGGTCGCGGCGTCGACCGCGATCGTGGCGAACGTGCCTTTCGCGATCGCCGGATTCGACGGCTGGTGGGCATCATTCCTGTTCCAGGGCGAGCGTTCGGCCGACCTGACGACCAACTCGCTGTGGTACTGGGGCGTCCGGTTGTTGTTCGGCGACGACGAGGCGGGATTCCGGTCGTTCGTCGACGTGGTGTCACCGGTACTCGTCATCGCGGCGGTAGCGCTGGCCTGCTGGCTCGGCTGGCGGCGTTATCGCGAGGAGGGCGGCGAGTACCCGCTGTTGCCAGTGGCAGCGGCGGCGTTGTGCGCGTTTCTGTTGCTGCACAAGGTGCATTCACCGCAGTACACGCTGTGGCTGTTGCCGATGTTCGTGTTGCTCAAGGTGCGGTGGGGCTGGATCGTCGGCTACCTGCTCGCCGATCTGGCCATGGGCATCGGGATCTTCCGTTGGTACAGCGAACTCGGCGGAGGAGGCGGCGCGATCTACGACGGGTTCGCGGCGCAGGCCGTCGTCATCGGTGTGTGGGGAAGGGCCGCGCTGCTTGCCGGGCTCTACTTCGCGTTCCTTTCGGCGAAGGCGGTGCCGCGCTACACGGTTGCTTTGGATCGCCTCACCACGACGACGTCGTTCGCGCCGTCGAGTACCCCACCGGCCGGGTCGTCGTCGCCCGCCGTGCGCACGAGGTCGGTCGACGGCCGGTAG
- a CDS encoding deoxyribonuclease IV, protein MLIGAHVRDDDPITAARDVGADAVQFFLADPQGWKKPQRHPQADEFGQSGITVFIHSPYVLNVASLNNRIRIPSRKTLAQHVSAAAEVGARGIVVHGGHVRKGEDTGEGLANWRKLFERQAEQGGFEVPVLIENTAGGDGAMAKDLDMLARLWDEVGSFDAGFCLDTCHAWAAGWDLSDVVSKVKAITGRIDLVHLNNSRDEAGSQRDRHANVVGGEGTIPAELLGAVAVEAGAPVIVETPPGGQAADIEFLRGL, encoded by the coding sequence ATGCTCATCGGTGCTCACGTAAGGGACGACGATCCGATAACCGCGGCCCGCGACGTCGGTGCCGATGCGGTGCAGTTCTTTCTCGCCGATCCACAGGGCTGGAAGAAGCCGCAGCGGCATCCGCAGGCCGATGAGTTCGGGCAGTCGGGGATCACCGTGTTCATTCATTCGCCCTACGTGCTCAACGTCGCCTCGCTGAACAACCGCATTCGTATTCCCTCGCGCAAGACGCTGGCGCAGCACGTGAGCGCCGCCGCCGAGGTCGGAGCGCGCGGCATCGTGGTTCACGGTGGGCACGTGCGCAAAGGCGAGGACACAGGGGAAGGCTTGGCCAATTGGCGCAAGCTGTTCGAACGGCAGGCCGAGCAAGGCGGTTTCGAGGTCCCCGTTCTCATCGAGAACACGGCCGGCGGTGACGGTGCCATGGCCAAGGACCTCGACATGCTCGCCAGGCTGTGGGACGAGGTCGGTTCTTTCGACGCGGGGTTCTGCCTCGACACGTGTCACGCGTGGGCCGCGGGCTGGGATCTTTCCGACGTGGTCTCGAAGGTCAAGGCGATCACCGGCCGGATCGACCTCGTACACCTGAACAACTCCCGCGACGAGGCAGGCTCGCAACGCGATCGGCACGCGAACGTCGTCGGTGGTGAAGGGACGATTCCCGCCGAACTGCTCGGCGCCGTCGCCGTCGAGGCGGGCGCCCCCGTCATCGTGGAAACCCCGCCTGGTGGGCAGGCCGCCGACATCGAGTTCCTGCGCGGGCTCTGA
- the rpsF gene encoding 30S ribosomal protein S6, translated as MPRHYEVMVILDPSLDERTVAPTLDNFLNVIRTSGGSVEKVDIWGRRRLSYEIAKNAEGIYAVLDLHSEPEAVKELDRQLSLQETVLRTKVVRQTAPRGAKAAAKIAAAKA; from the coding sequence GTGCCACGCCATTACGAGGTAATGGTCATCCTCGATCCCTCGCTCGACGAGCGTACGGTCGCCCCCACCCTCGACAACTTCCTCAACGTGATCCGCACATCAGGCGGAAGCGTCGAGAAGGTCGACATCTGGGGCCGCCGCAGGCTCTCGTACGAGATCGCCAAGAACGCAGAGGGCATCTACGCCGTGCTCGACCTGCACTCGGAGCCCGAGGCGGTCAAGGAACTCGACCGTCAGCTCTCGCTACAGGAAACCGTGCTGCGCACCAAGGTCGTGCGGCAGACGGCTCCGCGTGGAGCAAAGGCAGCCGCCAAGATCGCAGCGGCGAAGGCCTGA
- a CDS encoding single-stranded DNA-binding protein yields the protein MAGDTVITVVGNLTADPELRFTPSGAAVANFTVASTPRTFDRQSGEWKDGEALFLRCNIWRQAAENVAETLTRGARVIVQGRLKQRSFETKEGEKRTVVELEVDEIGPSLRYATAKVNKVSRGSGGGGFGGGGGAGAGAPADDPWGSAPPAGGGGGGFSDEPPF from the coding sequence ATGGCTGGAGACACCGTCATCACGGTGGTCGGCAACCTGACAGCGGACCCCGAGCTGCGCTTCACTCCGTCCGGAGCGGCCGTCGCGAACTTCACCGTCGCTTCGACGCCCCGTACCTTCGACCGGCAGTCCGGCGAATGGAAGGACGGCGAGGCGCTGTTCCTGCGCTGCAACATCTGGCGGCAGGCGGCTGAGAACGTCGCCGAGACGCTGACCAGGGGCGCGAGGGTCATCGTGCAGGGCAGGCTGAAGCAGCGGTCCTTCGAGACGAAGGAAGGCGAGAAGCGCACGGTCGTCGAGCTCGAAGTCGACGAGATCGGGCCCTCGCTGCGTTACGCCACGGCCAAGGTCAACAAGGTCAGCCGCGGCAGCGGTGGCGGCGGCTTCGGGGGCGGCGGTGGCGCCGGTGCCGGTGCGCCTGCCGACGACCCGTGGGGTTCCGCGCCACCCGCAGGAGGCGGTGGCGGCGGGTTCTCCGACGAACCGCCCTTCTAA
- the rpsR gene encoding 30S ribosomal protein S18, protein MAKPPIRKPKKKVCVFCKAEKQGHPEHIDYKDTNLLRKYISDRGKIRARRVTGNCSQHQRDIAIAVKNSREMALLPYTSTAR, encoded by the coding sequence GTGGCCAAGCCACCCATTCGTAAGCCGAAGAAGAAAGTCTGCGTGTTCTGCAAGGCCGAGAAGCAGGGCCACCCCGAGCACATCGACTACAAGGACACCAACCTGCTGCGGAAGTACATCTCCGACCGCGGCAAGATCAGGGCCCGCAGGGTCACCGGCAATTGCAGCCAGCACCAGCGCGACATCGCCATCGCGGTCAAGAACTCCCGCGAGATGGCGCTGCTGCCCTACACCTCGACCGCGCGCTGA